The following are encoded in a window of Roseimaritima ulvae genomic DNA:
- the secD gene encoding protein translocase subunit SecD: MMDMLTPTVLADLGRSVLTESLLFAQENGVQTEKLDEGFDWMKVVWLVGIAAVLILPFMLGNFFAKQLRMPADGTRIGVVLFAMTAAVCVLLLGTMKYGVDLRGGTILVYEMDPEASKERAQAGEQKIVAEDLVPSLVKRINPSGTQEIVVRPYGDEQIEIIIPEVDQFEVARIKDIIEQAGILRFAIVANGRDDAELIRLATEKAELPGSERLSKVVLDSSGDAVGFWATVDREQKPGKSGVKPLRVAVSGATLRDRATGRIVNLPPDAAADNERAALYLAQTGVQDLQVLMANRPGMDVTGEDLAMSSRGVDTDGSPAVNFKMNTAGSKLFYRLTLENKPEGEFKRRLGIVLDDELLSAPSINSPISGAGIISGNFSKDEVDRLVDILQAGQLPAALTKQPIAENQIGSTLGKDTIEKGILAIGSSLGLVLLFILVYYRFAGIIACIALVLNLLMTLAVMILISQPVTLPGLAGLVLTVGMSVDANVLIFERIREELKKGAADRMAIRNGFARATTTIVDANLTTLITAIVLYAIGTDQIRGFAVTLILGILFSMFTAIYMSRTFFDIAERRGFASLAMSDLINRLRGQGEVFDFIKLGRITLMVSLLLMLAGIFAVYQRGKTILDIDFAGGSSVTFQLKEPMPASDVREFVDKALNPTEEDRNQFTLNSVTIDSLGDNAGELVYKVDTDLEDVNVLKALIRDGFTAADGISLVTYQVELTDGNVDAPAEPAAEDTSSIPSISAAHLVAFRPQDQPPAEGDPAPAAEETPAAEEAPAAEEAPAAEDAPPAEDAAVTEETPAAEDAPEMEDAPATGDAPATEDAPATEDAPATEDAPATEDTPAAEDAPATEDAPATEDAPETEDAPQAAGTPGVGVLAPADDDAAPVGNFSARLSLGVEGDQDAGTAQVQADVLTRRIVQSAEQVGLSLDETAITLQPIGEGADKWTPDSALTFSDWKINLRTDRESGMLITQRLKQSLGQDPIWISSSSIGKRVAGDMISRAAGALFASLLCVIGYIWFRFQRVMYGLAAVVALIHDVLITLGAIAVSFWLSDALGFLLIDQFKISLTVVAALLTIVGYSLNDTIVVFDRIRETKGKSPRLTKDMVNSSISQTLSRTLLTSLTTLFVVGVLYAFGGEGIHPFAFALVVGVLVGTYSSIFVASPLLLWMIERNQPAARNA; this comes from the coding sequence ATGATGGACATGCTTACCCCCACCGTATTGGCCGACCTGGGCCGATCCGTGTTGACAGAGTCGTTGCTGTTTGCCCAAGAAAATGGCGTGCAGACCGAGAAGTTGGACGAAGGCTTTGACTGGATGAAAGTCGTCTGGCTGGTCGGCATCGCGGCGGTGTTGATCCTGCCCTTCATGTTGGGGAACTTTTTCGCCAAGCAGTTGCGGATGCCGGCCGACGGGACGCGAATCGGCGTGGTGTTGTTCGCCATGACCGCTGCGGTTTGTGTGCTGCTGCTGGGGACCATGAAGTACGGCGTCGACCTCCGCGGGGGCACGATCCTGGTTTACGAAATGGACCCAGAAGCCAGCAAAGAGCGAGCTCAGGCCGGCGAACAGAAAATCGTCGCCGAAGACTTGGTGCCTTCGTTGGTCAAACGAATCAACCCATCGGGCACCCAGGAAATCGTGGTGCGTCCCTACGGTGACGAACAAATCGAAATCATTATCCCCGAAGTCGATCAGTTCGAAGTCGCTCGGATCAAAGACATCATCGAACAAGCGGGGATTCTGCGGTTTGCGATTGTCGCCAATGGTCGCGATGACGCTGAATTGATCCGCTTGGCTACCGAAAAGGCCGAGTTGCCCGGTAGCGAACGGTTGTCCAAGGTGGTGTTGGACAGTTCCGGCGACGCGGTGGGTTTTTGGGCCACGGTGGATCGTGAACAGAAGCCCGGCAAGTCGGGCGTCAAGCCGCTACGTGTGGCCGTCTCCGGCGCAACGCTTCGCGATCGTGCCACCGGACGGATCGTCAATCTGCCACCGGACGCCGCCGCGGACAACGAACGAGCGGCGTTGTATCTGGCTCAGACCGGCGTCCAGGACCTGCAGGTGCTGATGGCCAACCGGCCCGGGATGGACGTCACGGGAGAAGACCTTGCGATGTCCTCTCGCGGTGTCGATACCGACGGCAGCCCGGCCGTGAACTTCAAAATGAACACCGCCGGCAGCAAGCTGTTCTACCGGCTGACCTTGGAAAACAAGCCCGAAGGCGAATTCAAACGCCGTCTCGGAATCGTTTTGGACGATGAACTGCTGTCCGCTCCGTCGATCAATTCGCCGATTTCCGGTGCCGGGATCATCAGTGGTAATTTTTCCAAAGACGAAGTCGATCGGTTGGTCGATATTCTGCAGGCCGGCCAATTGCCCGCTGCCTTGACCAAGCAACCGATCGCCGAAAATCAAATCGGCTCGACGCTCGGTAAGGACACGATCGAAAAAGGTATCTTGGCCATCGGCAGTTCGCTGGGCTTGGTGTTGCTGTTCATCTTGGTTTACTACCGCTTTGCCGGCATCATTGCTTGTATCGCTCTAGTGTTGAACCTGTTGATGACTCTAGCCGTGATGATCCTGATCAGTCAGCCAGTGACGCTGCCGGGATTGGCTGGTTTGGTGTTGACCGTCGGTATGTCGGTGGACGCCAACGTGCTGATTTTCGAACGCATTCGCGAAGAACTGAAAAAGGGTGCCGCCGACCGGATGGCGATCCGCAACGGATTTGCTCGAGCGACCACGACGATCGTCGACGCCAACCTGACGACGCTGATCACCGCGATCGTGCTGTACGCGATCGGTACCGACCAGATTCGCGGCTTTGCCGTGACCTTAATTCTGGGCATCCTGTTCAGTATGTTCACCGCGATTTACATGTCGCGAACCTTCTTCGATATCGCCGAACGTCGCGGATTCGCTTCGCTGGCCATGTCGGACTTGATCAATCGGCTGCGAGGTCAAGGTGAGGTCTTCGACTTCATCAAACTGGGACGCATCACCCTGATGGTATCGCTGCTGCTGATGCTGGCCGGGATCTTTGCGGTCTACCAGCGTGGCAAGACGATCCTGGACATCGACTTCGCCGGTGGATCGTCGGTGACGTTCCAGCTGAAAGAACCGATGCCCGCCAGCGATGTGCGAGAGTTTGTCGACAAGGCGCTCAACCCCACCGAGGAAGATCGCAACCAATTCACGCTCAACAGCGTGACCATCGACTCGCTGGGCGACAACGCCGGAGAGCTGGTCTACAAGGTCGATACCGACTTGGAGGACGTGAATGTGTTGAAGGCCTTGATCCGCGATGGCTTTACCGCCGCCGATGGGATCAGCTTGGTGACCTACCAGGTTGAACTGACCGATGGCAACGTGGACGCACCGGCCGAACCGGCTGCCGAAGACACCTCCAGTATCCCCAGCATCTCAGCCGCACATCTGGTCGCCTTCCGGCCCCAAGATCAACCGCCGGCCGAAGGCGACCCCGCTCCGGCCGCCGAAGAAACACCCGCCGCTGAAGAAGCACCTGCTGCTGAAGAAGCACCGGCCGCTGAGGATGCGCCGCCTGCCGAAGACGCTGCGGTGACTGAGGAAACGCCGGCCGCGGAAGACGCTCCCGAAATGGAAGACGCTCCCGCAACCGGGGACGCTCCCGCAACCGAGGACGCTCCCGCAACCGAGGACGCCCCGGCAACCGAGGACGCCCCGGCAACTGAAGATACCCCAGCAGCCGAAGACGCTCCTGCGACCGAAGACGCCCCGGCAACTGAAGACGCTCCCGAAACCGAAGATGCTCCGCAAGCCGCTGGGACTCCCGGTGTCGGCGTATTGGCCCCGGCGGACGATGACGCGGCCCCGGTCGGCAATTTCTCCGCTCGACTGAGCTTGGGCGTGGAAGGCGACCAAGACGCCGGCACGGCTCAGGTGCAAGCCGATGTGTTGACGCGGCGGATCGTTCAGTCGGCCGAACAGGTGGGCTTGAGTCTGGACGAAACGGCGATCACGCTGCAACCGATCGGTGAAGGCGCCGATAAGTGGACGCCCGATTCGGCGTTGACGTTCAGCGATTGGAAAATCAATCTGCGGACCGACCGCGAATCCGGGATGTTGATCACGCAGCGACTGAAGCAGTCATTGGGGCAGGACCCGATTTGGATTTCCAGCAGCAGCATTGGTAAACGCGTGGCCGGGGACATGATCAGCCGTGCCGCGGGAGCTTTGTTCGCCAGCTTGTTGTGCGTGATCGGCTACATCTGGTTCCGTTTCCAACGAGTCATGTATGGTCTGGCCGCCGTGGTGGCTTTGATTCACGACGTGTTGATCACGCTGGGGGCCATCGCCGTCAGCTTCTGGTTGTCCGACGCTCTGGGCTTCCTGTTGATCGACCAGTTCAAGATCAGCCTGACGGTGGTCGCGGCTTTGCTGACGATCGTCGGTTATTCCTTGAACGACACGATTGTGGTGTTCGACCGCATCCGCGAGACCAAGGGCAAGAGCCCGCGGTTGACCAAGGACATGGTCAACTCCAGTATCAGCCAAACGCTCAGCCGAACCTTGCTGACCTCGTTGACCACGCTGTTTGTGGTCGGCGTGCTGTACGCCTTCGGTGGCGAAGGGATTCACCCCTTCGCCTTCGCCTTGGTGGTCGGCGTGTTGGTGGGAACGTACAGTTCGATCTTCGTCGCCAGCCCATTGCTGTTGTGGATGATCGAACGCAATCAGCCCGCCGCCCGCAATGCCTAA
- the trpA gene encoding tryptophan synthase subunit alpha produces MTAIDDLFEDLRQQGRKALLPFVTAGDPDIAFTGELLKALAEAGASMCEVGVPYSDPIADGPVIQAAYQRALDNGFKLQQVFDLAASLKPAMKMPMVTMVSYSIIHRIGLEAYVQRALTAGYSGAIVPDLLVEEAAEVSRVCHAHDFNLIQLVTPTTPRERQVQIAESSTGFLYFVSVTGITGERTELPTDLVENVQWLKQQTDLPICIGFGISGPETARQLAPVADGLIVGSAFVRRIAGVTPESRGKVLQDVQSFAKELLTAMGTSI; encoded by the coding sequence ATGACCGCTATCGACGACCTGTTTGAAGATCTTCGCCAACAAGGCCGCAAAGCCCTGTTGCCCTTTGTCACCGCCGGCGACCCCGATATCGCCTTTACCGGCGAACTGCTCAAAGCCCTGGCCGAGGCCGGAGCTAGTATGTGTGAGGTGGGCGTGCCCTACAGCGATCCGATCGCCGATGGTCCGGTGATTCAAGCCGCTTACCAACGGGCCCTGGATAACGGTTTCAAACTGCAACAGGTGTTTGACTTGGCCGCTTCGCTGAAGCCCGCCATGAAGATGCCGATGGTCACCATGGTCAGCTATTCGATCATCCACCGCATCGGACTGGAAGCCTATGTGCAGCGAGCCCTGACGGCCGGCTACAGCGGTGCCATCGTGCCCGATCTGCTGGTCGAAGAAGCCGCCGAGGTCTCGCGGGTCTGCCACGCCCATGATTTCAACCTGATCCAGCTGGTCACCCCCACCACGCCGCGCGAGCGACAGGTGCAGATCGCCGAATCGTCGACCGGGTTTCTGTACTTCGTTTCGGTAACCGGAATCACCGGGGAGCGGACCGAGCTGCCGACCGACCTGGTGGAAAACGTGCAGTGGCTCAAGCAGCAGACGGACTTGCCGATCTGCATCGGGTTTGGGATCAGCGGTCCCGAAACGGCTCGTCAGTTGGCGCCGGTGGCCGATGGGTTAATCGTTGGTTCGGCCTTCGTTCGGCGGATCGCCGGCGTGACGCCGGAATCCCGCGGGAAGGTGCTGCAGGATGTGCAAAGCTTTGCCAAAGAGTTGTTGACCGCTATGGGTACGTCGATTTAA
- the surE gene encoding 5'/3'-nucleotidase SurE, with product MHILLTNDDGIAAPGLAALRACLEPMAERGVRYSVVAPDQNRSECGHSVTTRRALKVRQTEANAWSVDGTPVDCVRLALSDLVPEIDMVISGVNDGGNLGVDLLVSGTFAAAKEGFLRGLPAVALSHYRHPSRPRTWDHVPRWVRGLLEEATEHASTDTFLMNINLPAVDPQQMPECVECDVDYSPFDVRYESLESNAFLLRSSYQDRPRKTGSDVEHCFGGKITVTRRFIS from the coding sequence ATGCATATTCTGTTGACCAATGATGATGGGATCGCCGCGCCGGGCTTGGCGGCCCTTCGCGCCTGCTTAGAACCAATGGCCGAGCGGGGCGTCCGCTACTCGGTCGTCGCGCCCGACCAAAACCGCAGCGAATGCGGCCATAGCGTGACCACACGTCGAGCCCTAAAGGTTCGCCAAACCGAAGCCAACGCATGGAGCGTCGATGGCACGCCGGTCGATTGCGTGCGGCTGGCGCTGAGCGACCTGGTTCCCGAGATCGACATGGTGATTTCGGGCGTCAATGACGGGGGAAACCTGGGGGTGGACCTGTTGGTCAGCGGCACCTTTGCCGCCGCCAAAGAGGGGTTCCTGCGCGGCTTGCCCGCCGTGGCGCTGTCGCACTACCGGCACCCAAGTCGTCCGCGAACCTGGGACCATGTGCCGCGCTGGGTGAGGGGGCTGCTAGAGGAAGCCACCGAGCACGCATCGACCGACACGTTCTTGATGAATATCAACTTGCCCGCGGTAGACCCGCAGCAGATGCCCGAATGCGTTGAGTGTGATGTGGATTACTCGCCATTTGACGTTCGGTACGAATCGCTGGAATCAAATGCCTTTCTGCTGCGGTCGAGTTACCAAGACCGTCCGCGGAAAACTGGTAGCGATGTCGAACATTGCTTCGGCGGCAAAATTACCGTCACGCGTCGGTTTATTAGCTGA
- a CDS encoding alkaline phosphatase D family protein, which produces MDLRTLDFWCWMRWGCCLAVWLGSATSLSAQVRSIPEPPAGAAQPLAAMGMMAGEVSDASALVQVRLTATEKLVDGDVPGAWGVVQFTAQPQNRSAVPMVQTAYAFPQRDFIARAAFTGLLANTQYRCSVRFGLTLDQLRDGPELQFKTLPGRSRATAVRFAVVTGMNYAKFHGDNRIDRRQHLEENNTELPAPYDGPDKQLGYPALESIQKLKPDFFIGTGDNVYYDTPDDPRAQTVAEMRQKWHEQFIQPRFRSLFASVPTYWIVDDHDYRVDDGDNTGSYFPLPETARRVLLEQLPYAPSHEPAAKTYRTHRVSQDLQVWIPENRFYRSSNAMPDGPQKSIWGDEQKRWLKDTLVASDATFKLLISPTPMVGPDDLRKTDNHCDVGGFQHERDEFFRFLRDNGLDQQNFFIVCGDRHWQYHALDSTGIEEFSCGALVDANSRLARLPGDPKGTDPQGLIRHLHTQTQRSGGFLMIQCLPETDREPAKLTFEFHDEKGKLLYRCQK; this is translated from the coding sequence ATGGATTTACGAACGCTGGATTTTTGGTGCTGGATGCGGTGGGGCTGTTGCTTGGCTGTCTGGCTTGGCTCGGCCACTTCGTTATCCGCTCAAGTTCGCTCGATACCGGAGCCGCCTGCCGGGGCTGCCCAGCCTTTGGCGGCGATGGGGATGATGGCGGGGGAAGTGAGCGACGCTTCGGCGTTGGTGCAAGTTCGGCTGACGGCAACCGAAAAGCTGGTCGACGGCGATGTCCCGGGGGCTTGGGGTGTGGTGCAGTTTACTGCCCAGCCGCAAAATCGTTCCGCAGTGCCGATGGTGCAGACCGCATATGCCTTTCCCCAACGCGATTTCATCGCGCGCGCGGCCTTCACCGGACTGCTAGCCAACACCCAGTACCGCTGCAGCGTGCGGTTCGGCCTCACGTTGGACCAATTGCGGGATGGGCCTGAACTGCAATTTAAAACGTTGCCGGGCCGCAGCCGTGCGACGGCCGTGCGGTTTGCCGTCGTCACCGGTATGAATTATGCAAAATTCCACGGCGATAACCGCATCGACCGGCGGCAGCATCTGGAAGAAAACAACACCGAACTACCGGCTCCGTACGACGGGCCGGATAAACAGCTTGGCTACCCCGCTCTGGAGTCGATTCAGAAGCTCAAGCCGGACTTCTTTATTGGCACCGGTGACAATGTCTACTACGACACACCCGACGATCCCCGTGCCCAGACGGTTGCTGAAATGCGGCAGAAGTGGCACGAGCAGTTTATCCAGCCGCGGTTCCGAAGTCTGTTCGCCAGCGTGCCGACGTATTGGATCGTCGACGACCACGACTACCGCGTCGACGACGGCGACAACACGGGAAGCTATTTCCCGCTACCGGAAACGGCTCGCCGCGTGCTGCTGGAGCAGTTGCCCTACGCTCCCAGTCATGAACCGGCGGCCAAAACGTATCGCACGCATCGCGTCAGCCAAGACTTACAGGTCTGGATTCCCGAAAACCGCTTCTACCGCAGTTCGAACGCGATGCCAGACGGGCCGCAAAAATCGATATGGGGCGATGAACAAAAGCGGTGGTTGAAAGACACGCTGGTCGCCAGCGACGCGACGTTCAAGCTGCTGATTTCGCCCACGCCGATGGTCGGGCCGGATGACTTGCGGAAAACAGACAACCACTGCGACGTCGGCGGCTTCCAGCATGAACGTGACGAGTTCTTTCGATTTCTCCGCGACAACGGTTTGGATCAACAGAACTTCTTTATTGTTTGCGGCGACCGTCACTGGCAGTACCACGCGCTTGATTCAACGGGCATCGAAGAGTTCTCCTGCGGCGCGTTGGTCGATGCCAACTCACGGCTGGCACGGTTGCCGGGAGATCCCAAAGGTACGGATCCTCAGGGCCTGATCCGACATCTGCATACCCAAACCCAACGCAGCGGCGGTTTCTTGATGATCCAGTGCTTGCCCGAAACTGACAGGGAACCGGCCAAGCTGACTTTTGAGTTTCACGATGAGAAGGGCAAACTACTTTATCGCTGCCAAAAGTAG
- a CDS encoding preprotein translocase subunit YajC, translating to MISFKPLTLIAESWLYRGCDFVFLLAQGEGGEGADPAAPPGPVQDVSPLQRILGSPFVLGGGLLALFYLMVLLPEKRKKAAAAEKLNQLKKNQRIVTIGGIHGVIVSAPADSDVVTIKTDDSGSSRLRVNRSAVATVLSDDKAEAKKDKAEAKKDQETK from the coding sequence GTGATCTCTTTCAAGCCCCTAACGTTAATTGCTGAATCGTGGCTGTATCGCGGCTGCGATTTCGTGTTTTTGCTGGCTCAAGGTGAAGGTGGCGAAGGTGCCGACCCCGCGGCTCCCCCTGGCCCGGTGCAGGACGTCAGTCCTTTGCAGCGGATATTGGGCAGCCCCTTTGTGCTGGGCGGCGGCTTGTTGGCCCTGTTTTACCTGATGGTATTACTGCCTGAAAAACGCAAGAAGGCGGCGGCGGCGGAAAAACTGAACCAGCTGAAGAAGAACCAGCGAATCGTCACTATCGGCGGGATTCACGGCGTGATCGTCTCCGCTCCGGCCGATTCGGACGTGGTGACCATCAAAACCGACGACAGCGGCAGCAGCCGCTTGCGGGTTAACCGCTCGGCGGTAGCCACGGTCTTGAGCGACGACAAGGCGGAAGCCAAGAAAGACAAGGCCGAAGCCAAAAAAGATCAAGAAACCAAATGA
- a CDS encoding DegT/DnrJ/EryC1/StrS family aminotransferase produces the protein MPQDPALPTEPSPEGSSSDQPPGEPLPPRWPDWPPNWPEIQKSVASVLRDGQWGHYHAKVTRRLTEQIAEQFGSPHVQLCCSGTAAIELSLRAAGLKAGDEVILAAFDFPGNLRTIELLGLRPVLVDCQADSASIDCQEVMRAASVHTRAVIVSHLYGTMVDLTELRAWADDQDIILVEDACHCPGATVAGKVAATAGHVGVLSFGGSKTLTSGNGGAILTADPRLAQRAQMIAHRPSDATPLSALQAAALLPQLTRLDEQATRRRQAAAQLTQLIDSLAAQGFANLRPAAAGSQPDYYKFAFLAPSETVRNRVVAAAEANGFPLRAAYRSSSRVSPRRCRRPETLPHAERLGKCLLTIDHPVLAADPEQYQAIETLLRQLLAAQQ, from the coding sequence TTGCCCCAAGACCCTGCTTTACCAACGGAGCCTTCCCCGGAAGGTTCTTCATCCGACCAGCCCCCCGGTGAACCGCTCCCGCCCCGCTGGCCTGACTGGCCGCCCAACTGGCCGGAAATCCAGAAATCGGTCGCCAGCGTCCTCCGAGACGGCCAGTGGGGGCACTACCACGCAAAGGTCACTCGGCGGCTGACCGAGCAAATCGCCGAGCAATTCGGCAGTCCCCACGTGCAACTGTGCTGCAGCGGGACCGCCGCGATCGAACTGTCGCTGCGTGCCGCGGGGCTGAAAGCGGGCGACGAGGTGATCCTGGCGGCATTCGATTTCCCAGGCAATCTCCGCACCATTGAACTGCTCGGCCTGCGTCCGGTGCTGGTCGATTGCCAAGCGGACTCCGCAAGCATCGACTGCCAGGAAGTGATGCGTGCCGCGTCCGTTCATACCAGGGCCGTGATCGTTTCGCACCTGTATGGGACCATGGTCGACCTGACGGAATTGCGAGCTTGGGCGGATGACCAAGACATTATATTGGTGGAAGATGCCTGCCATTGCCCGGGAGCGACGGTGGCCGGCAAGGTCGCCGCAACAGCTGGCCACGTCGGCGTGCTCAGCTTCGGCGGCAGCAAAACGCTGACCAGCGGCAACGGCGGCGCCATCCTGACGGCGGATCCGCGACTGGCTCAGCGAGCCCAAATGATCGCCCACCGTCCCAGCGACGCGACGCCGCTGAGCGCGCTGCAAGCCGCCGCGCTGCTGCCACAGCTGACGCGCCTGGACGAACAAGCCACGCGGCGGCGACAGGCGGCCGCTCAGCTAACGCAACTAATCGACTCGCTGGCGGCCCAAGGTTTTGCGAACCTTCGCCCGGCGGCCGCCGGTTCGCAGCCGGATTACTACAAGTTCGCTTTCCTGGCGCCCAGCGAAACGGTCCGCAACCGGGTGGTCGCGGCGGCGGAGGCGAATGGTTTCCCGTTGCGGGCGGCGTACCGATCGTCCAGCCGTGTCTCGCCCCGCCGCTGCCGCCGGCCGGAAACGCTGCCGCACGCCGAGCGACTGGGCAAGTGCCTGCTGACGATCGACCACCCGGTGTTAGCGGCCGACCCGGAACAATACCAAGCCATCGAAACCCTCCTCCGCCAGTTGCTAGCCGCCCAACAGTAG
- a CDS encoding phosphatidate cytidylyltransferase, translating to MLKDRLLSSAVLLSLVSVLLWLDARHPLLGVAGLWLLPLLLLLTVGTAMDICRLLIGANRLVNKPVTLIAAAMVPLFACIPYLWELGSAAYPADCPVGRVGWIAVGAFAAIALVLVTEMFQYGRGPAGATERVQAGGFVAIYVGVPMAMLVAVRNLNDGNWGLVALITLIAVTKSCDAGAYFTGRLIGRHKLIPRLSPGKTWEGSIGGVSLSVGVAYGCVHLLFPAAGVLFTTPPPVWGPLVLGIVCATAGSLGDLAESLIKRDTGAKDSGSTLPGLGGVWDVTDSLIAASVPGFLCFAAGLAGA from the coding sequence ATGTTAAAGGACCGGCTGCTCTCGTCGGCGGTTCTGCTGTCGCTGGTATCTGTCTTGTTATGGCTGGACGCTCGGCATCCGCTGCTGGGCGTGGCCGGGCTGTGGTTGTTGCCCTTGCTGTTACTGCTGACGGTGGGCACGGCCATGGATATCTGCCGATTATTAATCGGCGCGAACCGGTTGGTGAATAAACCGGTCACACTAATCGCTGCGGCAATGGTGCCGCTGTTCGCTTGCATCCCGTACCTCTGGGAACTGGGCTCGGCTGCCTATCCGGCGGATTGTCCGGTGGGGCGAGTGGGCTGGATTGCCGTGGGCGCGTTTGCGGCCATCGCGTTGGTGCTGGTGACCGAGATGTTCCAGTACGGACGTGGGCCGGCCGGCGCGACCGAACGGGTGCAGGCGGGAGGTTTCGTCGCCATTTACGTCGGCGTCCCGATGGCCATGTTGGTGGCCGTACGGAATTTGAACGATGGCAATTGGGGGCTGGTCGCCTTGATCACCCTGATCGCGGTGACCAAATCCTGTGACGCCGGCGCTTACTTTACCGGCCGGCTGATCGGCCGCCACAAGTTAATTCCTCGGCTCAGTCCCGGTAAAACCTGGGAAGGATCGATCGGCGGGGTGAGCTTGTCGGTGGGCGTCGCTTATGGATGTGTCCACCTGCTGTTTCCCGCGGCGGGCGTATTATTTACGACGCCGCCACCCGTATGGGGGCCGTTGGTGTTGGGCATCGTGTGTGCCACAGCTGGATCGCTTGGCGATTTGGCGGAGTCCTTAATAAAACGCGATACGGGAGCGAAGGACAGCGGATCCACCCTACCGGGCTTGGGAGGGGTATGGGATGTAACGGATTCGTTGATTGCAGCGTCGGTTCCAGGGTTTTTATGCTTTGCGGCGGGATTGGCCGGAGCGTAG
- a CDS encoding HEAT repeat domain-containing protein, which translates to MMPRLLLFPVALCCLAVCGCHDGPLYALKHANPYFVREWKKDEALGITDFQRRKELELLVRTLPSMSANEQAEYMVHLQQILDKDPSPDMRHLAVRASTSISGPAALSLAQQALDDDSLKVRMAACDVLGKRPEPEAAQSLAKLVGESSNLDIRQAALRALGGHRGDVVKDSLKLALDDRDPAIRMAAMQSLEQVTGEPLGTSDPDVWVAYLEGKPYESNPGSFAERMRSMF; encoded by the coding sequence ATGATGCCGCGATTGCTGCTCTTTCCTGTCGCCCTGTGCTGCTTGGCCGTATGCGGCTGCCACGACGGTCCGCTGTACGCGCTCAAGCACGCCAATCCGTACTTCGTGCGTGAATGGAAGAAGGACGAAGCGTTGGGAATTACCGATTTCCAACGCCGCAAAGAACTGGAGCTGCTGGTTCGTACGCTTCCCAGCATGTCGGCCAACGAACAGGCCGAGTACATGGTGCACCTGCAGCAGATCCTGGACAAAGACCCCAGCCCGGATATGCGACACTTGGCCGTCCGAGCCTCCACATCGATCAGCGGGCCGGCAGCGCTGTCGTTGGCCCAGCAGGCGCTCGACGACGACAGTCTCAAAGTCCGTATGGCCGCCTGCGACGTGCTGGGCAAACGCCCAGAACCCGAAGCCGCTCAATCGCTGGCCAAACTGGTCGGCGAATCGTCGAACCTGGATATCCGGCAAGCCGCCCTGCGAGCGTTGGGCGGTCACCGCGGCGACGTCGTTAAAGATTCCCTCAAGCTGGCCCTGGACGATCGCGATCCGGCCATCCGCATGGCCGCCATGCAGTCGCTTGAACAGGTCACCGGCGAACCGCTGGGCACTTCCGACCCGGACGTCTGGGTCGCTTACCTGGAAGGCAAACCGTACGAATCGAACCCCGGCAGCTTTGCCGAACGCATGCGTTCGATGTTTTAG
- a CDS encoding carbon storage regulator, with protein MLVLSRKEGERLVIGDNVVITVNRISGNRITLGIEAPREVRIVRGELKPKEQQDAPTVAKQLAFMEVDATQLEGLAG; from the coding sequence ATGTTAGTTCTGAGTCGAAAAGAAGGTGAGCGTTTGGTGATCGGCGACAACGTGGTGATCACGGTCAATCGCATTTCTGGCAACCGCATCACCTTGGGCATTGAAGCCCCGCGAGAAGTTCGCATCGTTCGCGGCGAACTGAAACCGAAGGAACAGCAGGACGCGCCTACGGTGGCTAAGCAGTTAGCCTTTATGGAAGTCGACGCGACTCAGTTGGAAGGTTTGGCCGGTTAG